The proteins below are encoded in one region of Dasypus novemcinctus isolate mDasNov1 chromosome 13, mDasNov1.1.hap2, whole genome shotgun sequence:
- the HAPLN2 gene encoding hyaluronan and proteoglycan link protein 2 isoform X2 produces MPGRLTHPTLCCFLLPWTFTIFHSALGDPAPHYLLPPIHEVVHSQRGATATLPCVLGTAPPSYKVRWSKVEPGEVRETPILITNGLHARGYGPLGERARMRKGHRLDASLVIAGVRLEDEGRYRCELINGIEDESVALTLRLEGVVFPYQPSRGRYQFNYYEAKQACEEQDGRLATYAQLYQAWTEGLDWCNAGWLLEGSVRYPVLTARAPCGGRGRPGIRSYGPRDRKRDRYDAFCFTSALAGQVFFVPGRLTLSEAHAACRRRGAVVAKVGHLYAAWKFSALDQCDGGWLADGSVRFPITAPRPRCGGLPDPGVRSFGFPSPQQAAYGSYCYAEK; encoded by the exons ATGCCAGGCCGGCTCACCCACCCTACACTCTGTTGCTTCCTTCTCCCTTGGACCTTCACCATCTTCCATAGTGCTCTGGGAGACCCAG CACCCCACTACCTCCTGCCCCCCATCCACGAGGTCGTTCACTCTCAACGTGGGGCCACCGCCACGCTGCCCTGCGTCCTGGGCACGGCGCCTCCCAGCTATAAGGTGCGCTGGAGCAAGGTGGAGCCCGGAGAGGTCCGAGAAACGCCGATCCTCATCACCAACGGACTCCACGCCCGGGGCTACGGGCCCCTGGGGGAGCGCGCCAGGATGCGGAAGGGACATCGGCTGGACGCCTCCCTGGTCATCGCCGGCGTGCGCCTGGAGGACGAGGGCCGGTACCGCTGCGAGCTCATCAACGGCATCGAGGACGAGAGCGTGGCACTAACGCTGCGCCTGGAGG gtgtGGTGTTCCCGTACCAGCCCAGCCGGGGCCGGTACCAGTTCAATTACTACGAGGCGAAGCAGGCGTGCGAGGAGCAGGACGGACGCCTGGCCACCTACGCCCAGCTGTACCAGG CGTGGACCGAGGGCCTGGACTGGTGTAACGCGGGCTGGCTGCTCGAGGGCTCGGTGCGCTACCCCGTGCTCACGGCGCGCGCTCCGTGCGGAGGCCGCGGTCGGCCCGGGATCCGCAGCTACGGGCCCCGCGACCGGAAGCGCGATCGCTACGACGCCTTCTGCTTCACCTCGGCTCTGGCGG GCCAGGTGTTCTTCGTGCCCGGGCGGCTGACGCTGTCTGAAGCCCACGCGGCGTGCCGGCGGCGCGGGGCCGTGGTGGCCAAGGTCGGGCACCTCTACGCCGCCTGGAAGTTTTCGGCGCTGGACCAGTGCGACGGCGGCTGGCTGGCGGACGGCAGCGTGCGCTTCCCCATCACCGCGCCGCGGCCGCGCTGCGGGGGCCTCCCGGATCCCGGGGTGCGCAGCTTCGGCTTCCCCAGCCCGCAGCAGGCGGCCTACGGCTCCTACTGCTACGCCGAGAAGTAG
- the HAPLN2 gene encoding hyaluronan and proteoglycan link protein 2 isoform X1 — MPGRLTHPTLCCFLLPWTFTIFHSALGDPGKILAQNLRNTGVEAQGLEKMERAAVGGYLGGQWTEVLGEPRGSIGGQGLGWEFLPLRPLCSAPHYLLPPIHEVVHSQRGATATLPCVLGTAPPSYKVRWSKVEPGEVRETPILITNGLHARGYGPLGERARMRKGHRLDASLVIAGVRLEDEGRYRCELINGIEDESVALTLRLEGVVFPYQPSRGRYQFNYYEAKQACEEQDGRLATYAQLYQAWTEGLDWCNAGWLLEGSVRYPVLTARAPCGGRGRPGIRSYGPRDRKRDRYDAFCFTSALAGQVFFVPGRLTLSEAHAACRRRGAVVAKVGHLYAAWKFSALDQCDGGWLADGSVRFPITAPRPRCGGLPDPGVRSFGFPSPQQAAYGSYCYAEK, encoded by the exons ATGCCAGGCCGGCTCACCCACCCTACACTCTGTTGCTTCCTTCTCCCTTGGACCTTCACCATCTTCCATAGTGCTCTGGGAGACCCAGGTAAGATCCTAGCCCAGAATCTGAGGAACACTGGGGTAGAGGCTCAAGGGCTGGAGAAAATGGAAAGGGCAGCTGTTGGGGGGTACCTGGGTGGGCAATGGACGGAAGTGCTGGGGGAGCCTAGAGGAAGCATTGGGGGACAGGGTCTGGGATGGGAATTCCTGCCACTGCGGCCCCTCTGCTCAGCACCCCACTACCTCCTGCCCCCCATCCACGAGGTCGTTCACTCTCAACGTGGGGCCACCGCCACGCTGCCCTGCGTCCTGGGCACGGCGCCTCCCAGCTATAAGGTGCGCTGGAGCAAGGTGGAGCCCGGAGAGGTCCGAGAAACGCCGATCCTCATCACCAACGGACTCCACGCCCGGGGCTACGGGCCCCTGGGGGAGCGCGCCAGGATGCGGAAGGGACATCGGCTGGACGCCTCCCTGGTCATCGCCGGCGTGCGCCTGGAGGACGAGGGCCGGTACCGCTGCGAGCTCATCAACGGCATCGAGGACGAGAGCGTGGCACTAACGCTGCGCCTGGAGG gtgtGGTGTTCCCGTACCAGCCCAGCCGGGGCCGGTACCAGTTCAATTACTACGAGGCGAAGCAGGCGTGCGAGGAGCAGGACGGACGCCTGGCCACCTACGCCCAGCTGTACCAGG CGTGGACCGAGGGCCTGGACTGGTGTAACGCGGGCTGGCTGCTCGAGGGCTCGGTGCGCTACCCCGTGCTCACGGCGCGCGCTCCGTGCGGAGGCCGCGGTCGGCCCGGGATCCGCAGCTACGGGCCCCGCGACCGGAAGCGCGATCGCTACGACGCCTTCTGCTTCACCTCGGCTCTGGCGG GCCAGGTGTTCTTCGTGCCCGGGCGGCTGACGCTGTCTGAAGCCCACGCGGCGTGCCGGCGGCGCGGGGCCGTGGTGGCCAAGGTCGGGCACCTCTACGCCGCCTGGAAGTTTTCGGCGCTGGACCAGTGCGACGGCGGCTGGCTGGCGGACGGCAGCGTGCGCTTCCCCATCACCGCGCCGCGGCCGCGCTGCGGGGGCCTCCCGGATCCCGGGGTGCGCAGCTTCGGCTTCCCCAGCCCGCAGCAGGCGGCCTACGGCTCCTACTGCTACGCCGAGAAGTAG